One window of Silurus meridionalis isolate SWU-2019-XX chromosome 9, ASM1480568v1, whole genome shotgun sequence genomic DNA carries:
- the ric3a gene encoding protein RIC-3 → MLVSQTQKITLLSCLILSMALFLPKLFLSARKEKVVLQLEAGGRGSLPAVRPGYGPTPREDKDDDVNVWTPESLSRTTSIPESFWQKKTFQKSPLLSQVTPIYGFGIFLYIIYIFYKLTHKEQSTKQKCRFTIMMAERMETPETTEDEMAQLQSTLKLMEGQAERRRSRSVLTPASHRHCKYRIGHKKRKLQHLRKISNVLLERRMLEDVTPEEEAEETPYYVDWEGYPKETFPQYEVQLRRRYPSVILEEPYGDVSTPEELAERIESEEEEDKRNEETEKVKDEFSENQDDPKKIKGDGVLEKGEETEDNKDGADEDHQQDEEEKEEVSEDQPCLAYDSTDEQETPNSPGQQTSRRRQISFSIQRQFFYCSKTGSVRCSYGDVDDDDYDDDDYDDDDNKLDEDDLKNTEREEELQKKKDKAVQRESEKENEMKLEEEMEMGIEEEMEREEMEEDDPLMEAERLDFSNQLIWDPEVEELDLIDFLLKYKPEPGVNSEQSGAAEATGLMMRYKNQKKEN, encoded by the exons ATGTTGGTTTCACAGACACAGAAGATCACTTTGCTCTCTTGTCTCATCCTCTCCATGGCTCTGTTTTTGCCCAAACTGTTTTTATCTGCAAGAAAGGAGAAGGTGGTTCTTCAATTAGAAG cAGGTGGTCGTGGAAGTCTTCCTGCTGTGAGACCTGGGTATGGTCCAACACCAAGAgaggataaagatgatgatgttaatgtgTGGACTCCTGAATCACTTTCTAGAACAACTTCAATCCCTGAGAGCTTTTGGCAGAAGAAAACTTTTCAGAAATCTCCGCTCCTCAGTCAAGTCACTCCTATTTACGGCTTTGGAATTTTcctttatatcatttatatattctataag cttacacataaagaacaatCTACAAAACAAAAGTGTAGATTCACCATCATGATGGCCGAGCGCATGGAAACACCAGAAACAA CTGAGGATGAGATGGCACAGCTACAGAGCACATTAAAACTGATGGAAGGACAAGCAGAGAGAAGAAGGTCAAGATCTGTTCTGACTCCTGCAAG TCACAGGCATTGTAAGTACAGAATTGGACATAAGAAGAGAAAACTCCAGCACCTAAGGAAGATCTCAAACGTGTTGTTGGAAAGACGAATGCTGGAAGATGTTACGCCTGAGGAGGAAGCTGAGGAAACCCCATATTATGTAGACTGGGAGG GTTATCCTAAAGAAACCTTTCCTCAGTATGAGGTGCAGCTTCGCAGACGCTATCCAAGTGTCATCTTGGAGGAGCCATAtggagatgtttctacacccgAGGAACTGGCTGAAAGAATAGAAAGCGAAGAAGAGGAGGACAAAAGGAATGAAGAGACTGAAAAAGTGAAAGATGAGTTTAGTGAAAATCAAGATGATCCTAAAAAGATTAAAGGTGATGGTGTACtcgaaaaaggagaagaaacagAAGATAATAAAGATGGTGCTGATGAAGATCATCAACaggatgaagaagaaaaggaggaagtTAGTGAAGATCAACCTTGTCTGGCTTATGACTCTACAGATGAACAGGAGACACCAAATTCACCAGGACAACAGACCAGTAGGAGGAGACAGATTTCTTTTAGTATTCAGAGGCAGTTTTTTTACTGTTCCAAAACAGGTTCTGTCAGATGCAGCTATGGAGATGTGGATGACGATgactatgatgatgatgactatgatgatgatgataataagcTGGATGAAGATGATCTGAAGAACACGGAGAGGGAGGAGGAGCTGcagaagaaaaaagataagGCTGTACAAAGGGAAAGTGAGAAGGAGAATGAGATGAAGCtggaggaggagatggagatgggGATAGAGGAAGAGATGGAGAGGGAGGAAATGGAGGAGGATGACCCACTGATGGAAGCCGAGCGCCTGGATTTCAGCAATCAGCTCATCTGGGATCCAGAAGTAGAGGAACTTGATCTGATTGACttccttttaaaatataaacctgAACCTGGGGTGAACTCTGAGCAATCAGGAGCAGCCGAAGCCACAGGACTCATGATGCGCTACAAGAACCAGAAAAAGGAAAACTGA